A genomic region of Fibrobacter sp. contains the following coding sequences:
- a CDS encoding polymer-forming cytoskeletal protein: MEKGNTKGLYTILGEGTVFEGTISVPHSLRIDGSFKGKIHTTEIITIGNTGIVEADIVAKSAIIGGKVTGNLSVEDRVELEADSSLIGDLKTSDLIINEGAVFHGNCSMPKSRGESV, from the coding sequence ATGGAAAAAGGGAACACAAAAGGGTTATACACTATACTTGGAGAAGGGACTGTTTTTGAGGGAACCATTAGTGTTCCTCATAGTTTGAGAATTGATGGGTCGTTTAAGGGAAAGATTCATACAACGGAAATCATTACAATAGGAAACACTGGTATTGTAGAGGCTGATATTGTTGCAAAGAGTGCAATAATCGGTGGAAAGGTTACAGGAAATTTATCAGTTGAAGACAGGGTGGAGCTGGAAGCCGATTCATCTTTGATTGGAGATCTGAAGACCAGCGACCTGATTATTAATGAGGGCGCGGTTTTTCATGGAAACTGTTCGATGCCTAAATCCAGGGGAGAAAGCGTCTGA
- a CDS encoding M23 family metallopeptidase — MNKSKHYTLMFIPDDNGKTFTLKIHKYVLRSLLIFSVLFITGMILLLYKSGEIAAKLQLTHLIKMENVELSRENENLKRLSVKLESIEQLSKYIHQLALPDEIVSVPEEKAKKSSIQKREVDEDKSIPEMTRAQLPAIDSSADLSSSIPNIPPVEGWITRQFSTDSMGVQDGHQGLDFAAALGTPIRATASGTVEAIQNDKIFGLSVILRHDYGFMTKYSHCSKILVNENEKVRKGQTVALVGNTGRSTAPHLHYEIIKDGKNIDPSKHLLVHQK; from the coding sequence ATGAATAAGTCAAAACATTACACATTGATGTTTATTCCTGATGATAATGGTAAGACTTTTACCTTAAAGATACATAAGTATGTGCTCCGGTCACTATTAATTTTTTCTGTTCTCTTTATCACCGGAATGATTTTGTTGTTATACAAGTCTGGTGAAATAGCTGCTAAATTACAACTGACGCATCTTATTAAGATGGAAAACGTAGAGCTGTCCAGAGAAAACGAGAATCTTAAGCGTTTATCTGTAAAACTGGAAAGTATTGAACAGTTATCGAAATATATTCATCAGCTTGCTTTACCGGATGAAATAGTTAGTGTTCCAGAAGAAAAAGCGAAAAAATCTTCAATACAGAAAAGAGAGGTTGATGAGGATAAAAGTATTCCGGAGATGACAAGAGCACAGTTACCGGCCATTGATTCCTCCGCTGACCTGTCTTCATCAATTCCCAATATTCCGCCCGTAGAAGGTTGGATTACACGTCAATTTTCTACAGATTCGATGGGTGTACAGGATGGTCATCAGGGTTTGGATTTCGCGGCTGCGCTGGGTACTCCTATCCGGGCAACAGCTTCAGGAACAGTTGAAGCTATACAGAATGATAAAATATTTGGTCTAAGTGTGATTTTAAGACATGATTATGGGTTTATGACAAAATACAGCCATTGTTCAAAGATTCTGGTTAATGAGAATGAAAAGGTTAGAAAGGGTCAGACTGTTGCTCTTGTCGGGAATACGGGGAGATCAACAGCACCGCATCTTCATTATGAAATTATAAAGGACGGGAAGAATATCGATCCATCAAAACATCTACTAGTCCATCAGAAATAG
- a CDS encoding ParB/RepB/Spo0J family partition protein, with amino-acid sequence MNKQGTRRALGRGLSNLIPTQSEDHSGSEEIHYIDISSIKTNPFQPRIDFNEKEIEGLAESIQNQGLLQPVVVRQKENHYEIISGERRFRAFCHLKKDKIPCIVKNKVTDREMLELALVENIQREELNEIEKAIAYQKLLLECNYTHDELSKQLGKSRTAITNTLRLLNLPDAVQQMLRKDQITMGHARALLAIEEEEKQIELAKKIVEEQLSVRDVEKESQGKKEEKKKKVPSEKREKQSDPDMADVLQRLTYKFGTPVSIKESSTEKGKIEIEYFSKSDLVRLVDILLK; translated from the coding sequence ATGAATAAACAAGGGACAAGAAGAGCATTGGGAAGGGGTCTTTCTAATCTGATTCCTACCCAGAGTGAAGACCATAGCGGTTCAGAAGAGATCCACTATATCGATATTTCATCAATTAAAACAAATCCTTTTCAACCAAGGATAGATTTTAACGAGAAAGAAATTGAAGGTCTTGCCGAAAGCATTCAAAATCAAGGACTTCTGCAGCCGGTTGTAGTAAGGCAGAAAGAAAACCATTATGAGATAATCTCCGGTGAAAGGCGATTTCGCGCTTTTTGTCATCTGAAAAAAGACAAAATTCCCTGTATTGTAAAAAACAAGGTTACTGACAGGGAAATGCTTGAGTTAGCTCTGGTTGAGAACATCCAGCGTGAAGAGCTAAATGAGATTGAGAAAGCCATTGCCTACCAGAAACTGCTTCTTGAATGCAACTATACTCATGATGAGCTTTCAAAGCAACTGGGTAAGAGCAGAACAGCAATTACAAATACTCTCCGCTTGCTTAATCTTCCCGATGCGGTTCAGCAGATGTTGAGAAAAGACCAGATTACGATGGGTCATGCACGCGCACTTCTCGCCATTGAAGAGGAAGAAAAACAGATTGAACTGGCAAAGAAAATTGTGGAAGAGCAGTTGTCAGTAAGAGATGTGGAAAAAGAATCTCAGGGGAAAAAGGAAGAAAAAAAGAAAAAGGTTCCTTCAGAGAAAAGAGAAAAACAAAGTGATCCGGACATGGCAGATGTCCTTCAGCGTTTGACTTACAAGTTTGGTACACCGGTTTCAATCAAAGAATCAAGCACTGAGAAGGGAAAAATCGAGATAGAGTATTTCAGTAAATCTGATCTGGTACGCCTGGTAGATATATTGTTAAAATGA
- a CDS encoding ParA family protein — protein MAKVIAVCNQKGGVGKTTTSINLAACLSAAERRTLIVDMDPQSNATTGLGLDKNEIERSIYDVITGNIDGSEEISLENIVVDCEPIQYLDLAPSTPDLAGAEIELVNTIAREKRLDSAISTVREKYDYIIIDSPPSLGLLTVNVLTAADSVLIPIQCEYYALEGLAELLNTIRLVQKSLNSKLVIEGALLTMYDNRLNLSRQVAEDVRSCFSGRVFDVVINRNVKLSEAPSFGKPIILYDIMSSGAENYLNLAKEIMQNE, from the coding sequence GTGGCTAAAGTTATAGCCGTGTGTAATCAAAAAGGCGGGGTTGGTAAGACTACAACATCGATTAATTTAGCAGCTTGTCTGTCGGCTGCTGAAAGAAGAACTCTCATCGTGGATATGGATCCACAATCTAATGCTACTACTGGATTGGGATTGGATAAAAATGAAATAGAACGTTCTATTTATGATGTTATCACAGGAAATATAGATGGTTCAGAGGAGATCAGCCTTGAAAATATCGTTGTAGATTGTGAACCAATTCAATATCTCGATCTTGCTCCATCAACACCTGATCTTGCGGGGGCTGAAATAGAGCTGGTCAATACCATCGCCCGGGAAAAACGTCTTGATTCCGCAATTTCAACTGTCCGGGAAAAATATGATTACATAATTATTGATTCACCTCCATCTTTAGGATTGCTCACGGTTAATGTTTTAACTGCTGCGGATTCAGTTCTTATTCCCATACAGTGTGAGTATTATGCCCTTGAAGGATTGGCTGAATTGTTGAATACAATTCGCCTTGTTCAAAAAAGCCTTAATTCCAAACTGGTTATAGAGGGTGCACTGCTGACTATGTACGATAACCGCTTAAATCTGTCAAGACAGGTGGCAGAGGACGTTAGAAGCTGTTTCTCAGGGCGGGTTTTTGATGTGGTAATAAACAGAAATGTGAAATTGAGTGAAGCTCCATCTTTTGGAAAACCGATCATTTTGTACGATATTATGTCTTCTGGTGCAGAGAATTATCTCAATTTAGCTAAGGAAATCATGCAGAATGAATAA
- the rsmG gene encoding 16S rRNA (guanine(527)-N(7))-methyltransferase RsmG has product MNKALKPYLNRAKACYELKELERLGLTPDLDQRELILAYTCLILKWNDVAGLISKNDEDNLFRRHFCDSLQPLLLFGFKKNATVLDIGSGGGFPSIPIRIFRPDLTFVLADSNRQKAAFLKEVKKELNFDNVTIFNGRVERLNPEEKKFDYILSRGVGSLQKFSQLAKPLLAPDGHMYTFKTKQFVSELDFITANKEKDRIKISEIAEYDLGNQILGLNLVSLEIIK; this is encoded by the coding sequence ATGAACAAAGCATTAAAACCATATCTTAACAGGGCAAAAGCTTGTTATGAACTTAAGGAACTCGAGCGCCTTGGTCTTACACCAGACCTGGATCAGCGAGAGCTAATTCTTGCTTACACCTGCTTAATTCTAAAGTGGAATGATGTTGCGGGTCTGATCTCCAAGAACGATGAAGATAATCTTTTCCGCCGCCATTTTTGTGATTCTTTGCAACCGCTTTTGCTTTTCGGGTTTAAAAAGAATGCAACCGTTTTGGATATTGGTTCCGGAGGAGGATTTCCCTCAATACCTATCAGAATTTTCCGTCCTGATCTTACTTTTGTTCTTGCCGACTCTAACCGTCAGAAAGCAGCTTTCTTAAAGGAAGTAAAAAAAGAACTGAATTTTGATAATGTTACGATATTTAATGGTAGAGTTGAAAGACTTAATCCAGAGGAAAAAAAGTTTGATTACATTTTAAGCCGGGGAGTTGGTTCTTTACAGAAGTTTTCCCAGCTTGCCAAACCACTGCTTGCTCCTGATGGGCATATGTACACATTTAAAACAAAACAATTTGTATCAGAACTGGATTTTATAACTGCAAATAAAGAAAAAGATAGAATTAAAATCAGTGAAATCGCAGAATATGATCTGGGAAATCAGATCCTTGGATTAAATCTGGTTTCACTGGAAATTATAAAATAA
- the mnmG gene encoding tRNA uridine-5-carboxymethylaminomethyl(34) synthesis enzyme MnmG translates to MRFDIIVIGGGHAGIEAAHIATKKGLSVMMITSHIDLIGQMSCNPSIGGVAKGNIAREIDALGGLMGKIIDCAGIHFKMLNRSKGSAVWGNRAQADKVVYRKVARKLLEECKNLTLFQGVVKRITSDNRKVTGVILDSGEEIQSGAVILAAGTFLNGIAHIGLNSFPCGRMGEHPSCGLTESIRELGIKSSRLKTGTSPRIDGRTVDFDSLIKQEGDNNPWPFSFSTEHKLTNKTLCWIGRTNHETHQIIMDNMDRSPLYAGKISSIGPRYCPSIEDKVVRFGERDGHTLFLEPESLEHNEMYLNGLSTSLPFDVQVRMVSSLKGFEKAKIVRPGYGIEYDFFQPLQLKPTLESKIVENLYFAGQINGTSGYEEAACQGLIAGINASQKVLNEQEFVLSRDSSYTGVLIDDLVTRGTEEPYRMFTSRAEYRLILRQDNCDERLMPLSYNAGYLDKEIYEKRNKIWDKKRRIMDNFRNEKIDPDLWNENRNEKISHPVSALDLLKRPGICIKDLSECIDISSVDSEFLTVSVESDIKYQGFIEKHLFEIERIKKYESVNIPENMDYSQVNGLLTESKIKLNKIRPQTLGQASRIQGVTPSDISVLLIHLSKYRHVNVSRETMESGV, encoded by the coding sequence ATGAGGTTTGATATTATTGTGATTGGTGGTGGCCATGCCGGAATTGAAGCGGCACACATTGCCACTAAAAAAGGATTATCAGTAATGATGATCACCAGTCATATTGATCTGATTGGACAGATGTCATGTAATCCCTCCATTGGAGGAGTGGCAAAGGGAAACATTGCAAGAGAAATAGATGCTCTCGGTGGATTGATGGGAAAAATTATTGATTGTGCCGGGATTCATTTCAAAATGCTGAATCGAAGTAAAGGTTCGGCGGTCTGGGGAAACAGAGCCCAGGCTGATAAAGTTGTATATAGAAAGGTCGCCCGAAAGCTTCTGGAAGAGTGTAAGAATCTCACACTCTTTCAAGGAGTGGTAAAAAGAATCACAAGTGATAACAGGAAAGTTACTGGAGTAATACTCGATTCAGGAGAAGAAATACAATCCGGAGCAGTGATTTTGGCTGCAGGAACTTTTCTTAATGGAATTGCTCATATCGGGTTGAATTCTTTTCCTTGCGGAAGAATGGGGGAGCATCCTTCATGTGGGCTAACTGAAAGTATCAGGGAGCTTGGAATAAAAAGCAGCAGACTGAAAACCGGAACATCTCCAAGGATAGATGGACGAACTGTAGATTTTGATTCCCTGATAAAGCAGGAAGGGGATAATAACCCCTGGCCATTTTCTTTTTCTACGGAACATAAGTTAACAAACAAGACCTTATGCTGGATAGGAAGAACAAATCACGAAACGCACCAGATTATAATGGATAACATGGACAGATCCCCATTATATGCTGGAAAAATCAGTAGTATCGGTCCAAGGTATTGTCCATCGATTGAAGATAAGGTAGTAAGGTTTGGAGAAAGAGATGGTCATACATTATTTTTAGAACCAGAGAGTCTTGAACATAATGAGATGTATTTGAACGGATTGTCAACATCTCTCCCATTTGATGTTCAAGTAAGGATGGTCAGCAGTTTAAAAGGCTTTGAAAAAGCCAAAATTGTTCGACCGGGCTATGGTATAGAGTACGATTTCTTCCAGCCACTGCAATTAAAGCCGACTCTTGAATCGAAGATAGTAGAAAATCTGTACTTTGCCGGCCAGATAAATGGAACCTCTGGATATGAAGAAGCTGCTTGTCAGGGTTTAATAGCGGGGATTAACGCGAGTCAGAAAGTTCTGAATGAGCAGGAATTTGTCTTGAGCAGAGATTCATCATATACGGGTGTTTTAATTGACGATCTGGTAACAAGAGGAACAGAAGAACCGTACAGAATGTTTACATCCAGAGCAGAATACAGGTTGATTTTAAGACAGGATAACTGCGATGAGAGGCTGATGCCATTATCTTATAATGCAGGATATCTGGATAAAGAGATTTACGAAAAAAGAAATAAAATCTGGGATAAAAAGAGAAGAATAATGGATAATTTCAGGAACGAAAAGATCGATCCTGATTTGTGGAACGAAAACAGGAACGAAAAGATAAGTCATCCTGTGAGTGCATTAGATCTTCTAAAACGTCCTGGAATATGCATCAAGGATCTATCTGAATGTATCGATATCAGTTCTGTGGATAGTGAATTTCTTACTGTATCGGTGGAATCGGATATTAAGTATCAAGGCTTCATAGAAAAGCATCTCTTTGAAATCGAGAGAATAAAAAAGTATGAATCAGTCAATATTCCGGAAAACATGGATTATTCACAGGTAAATGGTTTGTTGACGGAATCAAAGATAAAGTTAAACAAGATACGTCCTCAGACACTCGGTCAGGCATCAAGGATCCAGGGAGTTACACCATCGGATATATCAGTTTTGTTAATTCACCTATCAAAATATCGTCATGTTAACGTTTCACGTGAAACAATGGAAAGTGGCGTATGA